The sequence AAGCGCTGTTCCGGGATATCGGGCGCGGCAGGCGCCCGCTGCACTGACCGCCGGCGCGTCACGCGCCGCCAATGAAAACAGCCCGTCGTTCCGCATGGCGGAACGACGGGCTGTTTGTACTACAGGGGGTCGGATCTGGCCGCCAAGGCGGCCGTGCCATTAACGACCCTTGTAGACCGGTGCGCCGTCAGCGATACGCTTGACTTGCCAGCCGGTCTTTGCCGCGGCCGGTACGCCCGATTCCTGCGCGGCGGCCGGTTGCGCGCCATAGCCGGTCGTGTCGGCGGCGGCGACGTTCTGTTGCGGGTTCACACGGGCTTCAGCAGCCTGGATGCCTTCCGGGTAGTTCGTACGGTCGCTGCCCAGCTTGTAGCCGGCCTGTTGCACGGCGACCAGCTCGGCCTTCACCTGCGCACGGGTGACGGGTGCGTTCTGTTGGGCGAACGAGACGGCGGGAACGGCGAGGACAGCAGCTGCAGCGAACGTTGCGATCAGCGATTTCATGATTACCTCCGGGATTTTTTTGCTCCGCCGCACACACCATGTCTGCAGCGATGGAACAGAGTTTAGTCCCGGGAGCACCTAGGGAAAACCATGAAAGAACGAAAACACTGTTTCCCCGGAGCCAACAATGTCGGCATCCGGGACAGAAAAACCCTACTCAAAGAATAGATTTTCGCAACAATGCGGCCCTCGCGGGCGAGTTACGACCAGTTCGCGTGGAAGCTGCCCGGCTTGTCGGTGCGCTCGAACGTGTGCGCGCCGAAGAAGTCGCGCTGCGCCTGCACAAGGTTCGCCGGCAGCCGCTCGGAACGGTAGCTGTCGAAGTACGCGACCGCCGACGCGAACGCCGGCACCGGCACGCCGGCCTTCACCGCGGCGACCACGACGTCGCGCAGCGACGCCTGGTAGTTCGCGGCGATGTCCTTGAAGTACGGATCGAGCAGCAGGTTCGCGAGCGCCGGATCCTTCGCGTACGCGTCCGTGATCTTCTGCAGGAAGCGCGCGCGGATGATGCAGCCCGCGCGGAAGATCTTCGCGATCGTCCCGAGGTCGAGGTTCCAGCCGTATTCTTCGGACGCCGTGCGCAGTTGCGCGAAGCCCTGCGCGTACGAGATCACCTTGCTCAGGTACAGCGCGCGGCGCACCGCTTCGACGAACGCGGCGCGATCGCCGTCGAACGGCGCGGCGGCCGGGCCCGACAGGATCTTGCTGGCCGCGACGCGCTCGGTCTTCAGCGACGACAGCACGCGCGCGAACACGGACTCGGTGATGAGCGGCAGCGGCACGCCGAGATCCAGTGCGTTCTGGCTGGTCCACTTGCCGGTGCCCTTCTGCGCGGCGCGATCGAGGATCACGTCGACGAGGTGCTTGCCGGTCTCTTCGTCCTTCTTGCCGAAGATCTTCGACGTGATCTCGATCAGGTAGCTGTCGAGCTCGCCCTGGTTCCATTCGGTGTACACCGCACCGAGTTCGTCGTTGGTCAGGCCCGCGACGTCCTTCAGCACCGAATAGCTTTCGGCGATCAGTTGCATGTCGCCGTACTCGATGCCGTTGTGGACCATCTTCACGTAGTGGCCCGCACCGTCCGGGCCCATGTACGCGACGCACGGCTCGCCGTCCGACGGCGCCTTCGCGGCGATCTGCTTGAGGATCGGCTCGACGAGGTCATACGCGTCGCGCTGGCCGCCGGGCATGATCGACGGGCCGCGCAGCGCGCCCTCTTCGCCGCCCGACACGCCGGTGCCGATGAAGTGCAGGCCCGATTGCGCGAGTTCCTGGTTGCGGCGGATCGTGTCGGTAAAGTGCGTATTGCCGCCGTCGATCAGCACGTCGCCCTTCTCGAGCAGCGGCTTGAGCGATGCGATCGTCGCATCGGTCGCTTCGCCTGCCTTCACCATCATCAGGATCCGGCGCGGCGTTTCGAGCGACGCGACGAACGCTTCGAGCGTAAAGGTCGGCACCAGATTGCGGCCGGGGAATTCGGCGATCAGTTCGTCGGTTTTCTCGCGGCTGCGGTTGTACACCGACACCGCGTAACCGCGGCTCTCGATATTGAGAGCGAGATTGCGACCCATCACCGCGAGCCCGATCACACCGATTGCTTGTTTGCCCATTAGTCAATTCTCCGGAAAAAACGGGGCGCGACCCGACCCGGGCCGCGCGCACAGGCGAAAGGATAGTGGAAACCCGGCAGCGATGCGCGCTTGCGTGTCATTGCTCCGCGTGCGGAAGCCGCCGGAACACGACGCTCAGGTTGTTCGCCGGCATCTCGACGACCTCGATGCAGTCGAGCCCGCGATCGAGGCCGAGCGCGACGACGGCCTCGAGATCGCGCACGCCCCACGACGGATCGCGGCTTCGCAACTGCAGGTCGAATGCTTCGTTCGACGGCGCCGTATGCCGGCCCTCGCGACGATACGGGCCGTACAGAAACAGCACGCCGCCCGGCCGCAGCAGACGCGACGCGCCCGCGAACAGCGCGTCGGTGCAGGCCCACGGCGAGATATGAATCATGTTGATGCAGACGATCGCGTCGAGTGCGTCGACCGGCCAGGACGCGTCGCGCACGTCGAACGCCAGCGGCCCGGCGACGTTCGCGAGGCCCGCATGCGCGATCCACGCGGCGATCGAACGCCGCGCCTGCGCATCGGGATCGCTCGGCTGCCAGCGCAGGCCCGGCAGCGCCTGCGCGAAGTGGACGACGTGCTGGCCCGTGCCGCTCGCGATTTCGAGCACGCTGCCGCTGGCCGGCAGCACGCGGCGCAATACGTCGAGGATCGGCCCGCGATTGCGTTCGGCCGCCGGCGCCGACAGTCGCGCGGACGGATCGGGCGAAGGCGTCGCGCCGGTCACGATGCCTGCTCCGGTGCGTGGCCCGTGAGACCCAGCCGCGCAGTCAGCGCGTCGAGCGCGGGTGCGCAGCGCGCCTCGACCTTCAGCGTCAGCATCGGATCGGCGCGCGTATGGCCGAGATTGAGCGCGGCGACCGGCTTGTGCTGCGCCTGCGCCCACACGCAGAAGCGGTAGCCGGAATACACCATCAGCGACGAGCCGACGACGAGCAGCGCATCGGCCGCATCGAGCGCCTGCGAGGCCAGCGCCACGCGCTCGCGCGGCACGTTCTCGCCGAAGAACACGACCGCCGGCTTCAGCAGGCCACCGCACGCGGGGCACCCCGGGATGCGGAACGTATCGAGCGCGGCCCATTCGAGGTGCGCGTCGCCATCCGCGGCCGGCTCGGCCTGCGCGCCCAGCAGTTCGGGATTGTCGGCTTCGAGCACGGCCTGGATCGTCGCGCGCGCATGATGCGCGCCGCACGCGAGGCACGTTACGCCGTTGATTCCGCCGTGCAGTTCGATCACGTCGCCGCTGCCCGCACGCTGGTGCAGGCCGTCGACGTTCTGCGTGACGAGGCGCTCGATCCGGCCCGCGCCGCCGAGCCGCGCCAGCGCGACGTGCGACCCGTTCGGCTGCGCGCGGCCGACGACAGGCCAGCCGATCATGCTGCGCGCCCAGTAGCGTCGCCGCGCGGCATCGGAGCCGAGGAATTCCTGGAGCTGGATCGGCGGCGAGCGCATCCATTGGCCGTTGCGGTCGCGATAGCCGGGAATGCCGGAATCGGTGCTGATGCCCGCACCGGTCAGCACGAGCAGATGCGGATGACGCTCGACGAACGTGTGCAGCGCATCGAGCGCGGCCGGATCGACGTCAGCGGATGAGGGGTCGTGCAAGGCTTTATCGTTCATGTTGGCAACGCGTGATCGGGCGCGCCGGCAGGCCGTGCGCCCGCACGGGCGGCCAGGCACGCCAGCACATGATACAGAACGCCGCGCGATCGGGCGGAAGGCCCGCGTGACAAACCGGCGCACAAAAAAAGACGCCCATTCGCCGCTCGGCGATGGGCGCTTCAACAATTGATCCATCGGGGTAGTGGATCAACTGACAGCACGATTTTGCGGCGTCCGCCACGCTGCGGCCGGCGAACGCTTCCCCTGGACTACGCGTGTTCCGCGATGTCGCGCGCATCGTTGCGCCGCCGGCTTTCCGGTGCGATCCGGTTCATGCCCGTCGCGCCGACGCCATGCACGGCGCGCGAACGAATACGCCGCGCGACGACTCTCGTTGCGCGCTGCGGAATGACGATCCGGGATCCGGGCCGGGCCATCCGCATGCGTTCGCGGCTCATCCCCGACGGCCGACTGGCTCCAGTCGGCCTCGTGCGTCACACATGCACGTCGTCGTTCAGAACGAACCCGATTGCTCGGATGGAACGGAAAGCCGCGCGCTCACGTCGCCGCGATCAACGGCGAAGCGAATACCCTGGCAGGTCGGCGATTCATGTTTGCAACACGATACGTTGCGATTCGGTCTCTTTTCATTGTCTTGTCCCCGTCTTCGATACGTCCGACCCACTGAAGCGATCGCCGGACCGACTGCACCCGCGATCGCGCTCACGGCTCGTACAGATATGCAAGGAGCGCACCATGCGTCGCGCCGCAAGGCCACACGGGCCTCCGAATGCCGTCGACGCGCATTGCGCACCGGCAAGAAGCGCGAATGTTTCGAAACTGAAACACGGACGATGACCCGCCCGATCGACGCCGGCCGGCCGGGCCTGCCATCGCGCAGTTCGGGCACGGCCCGGGCGGCCATCACGGCGTTGCATCTGCGCGCCGCCGCCGATCGACTTACAATCGCCCGACAGTGGCGGCGCACGCATGACCGAACGCGCGCGCCTGGCCTTGCATCCTTCGCGCGGCTCCCCGCCCCTGACCGGAACCCCGTACTCGACACATGTCCGACGCAAAAGACTGGCTAGATATCGACTACCGCACGCTGTTCCGGCTGCGCCCGGATCGCCGGATCGAACGAGAGAACGATCCCGACTGCTCGCCCGGGCCGCGCTTCTGGCTCGGCGGATGCGCGGACGGCAACCTGTCGGGCGTACGCGCCGACGTGCCCGACCACATTGCAGACGAACTGGCGCGCGTGGCCGACAGCGAACCGCCGTTTGCGAACCGCATGCAGCCCGTGCATCTCGAACGCTATCTCGCGATGCTCGCGCCCGTTCCGCACTGGAACGTTGGCCTCGTCTACGCACTGCCGCACGCGCTCGGTTTCGACACCGACGCGCGCATCGCGCTGATCGACGGCGACAGCGACGCAGGCCGGCAACTGCTGCAATCGCTGTCCGCGCACGGGATGCCCGAAGGCCTGTTCTCGACGGGTTTTCGAAGCGCTGCCGATCTGTGGGCGCCGTGGTGCGCGGCCATCGTCGACGGAGAAGTCGCGTCGGTCGCGTTCGCCGCGCGGCTGTCCGATATCGGTGCCGAACTGGGTCTCGCGACGGCCCCCGCGTTTCGGGGGCGCGGCCTCGCGGCGGCCGTCACCGCCGCGTGGTCGCGGCTGCCGTCGCTGCAAACGCGCACGCTGTTCTACAGCACCGACCGCGACAACCTCGCGTCGCAACGCGTGGCGTCCCGCCTCGGCCTCGCGCTGCGCGGCATGACGTTGCGGATCGCATAGCGCCGGGTTCGGCGCATGCCGCCTTCTTCCTCGTTGCGCAAACACGTTAGCATTCGGACACAGAACGCCGCGCGCGCACGAACCGGCGCGCGTTCGCTTTGCAACGCCTCCAAGGATTCGACATGACCACGCCCGCCCCCGCCGGCCCCGACGTCGCGCATCGCATCTTTTCGGCCGGGCGGCTGTCGATCGGCCTTACGCTTCCGCTGCTTCGCAGCGGCGATATCGTCGCCGACTTCAACGAACAGCTCGAACTCGCGGCGCTTGCCGATACGCTCGGCTTTCGCGCGCTGTGGATTCGCGACGTGCCGCTGAACAGCGCCGATTATCCCGACCCGGTCGGCCACCTCGACCCGTGGGTGCTGCTCGGCGCACTGGCGGCGCGCACGCGCCGGATCGCACTCGCCAGCGGCGCAATCGTGCTGCCGCTGCGTCATCCGCTGCATATCGCGAAAGGCGCGCTGTCGGTCGCGACGCTGTCGGGCGGACGCTTCATCCTCGGGCTCGGCTCCGGTGATCGGCCGCCCGAATATGCGGCCTTCGGCGTCGACGCGGAAACGCGGCGCGACCGGTACCGCGCGCACTGGGACGTCGTCGCAGCCGCACTCGATGTGCCGTCACGCGTGCTGCCCGACGCAGCGCCGCCCGACGCGCCCGAATTCACGCTGCTGCCGCGCGGCGACGACGCCGTGCCGATACTCGCGGTCGGCTCGGGCGGACAGAGCGTCGACTGGATCGCACGGCACTCGATCGGCTGGATGACGTACCACCGCGATCCGGACACGCAGCGCGCACGCTATTCGATGTGGCGCGCGGCGGTCGACCGGCTCGCGTCGCCGGACTTTCGCGCGTTCGGCGTGTCGATGCGGCTCGACCTCGCCACGCATCCCGATGCGCCGGCCACGGCGTTGCCGCTCGGCTATGCAACCGGGCGCCGCGCATTGGTCGACATCCTGCGCGACATGCGCGCGGCGGGCACGCATCACGTCACGCTGAATCCGGGATCGGACCGGCCCGTGCGCGCGGTCATCGAAGAAATCGCCGAGCACGTGCTGCCGGTTTTTCACGATGGGCAAGCGTGACTCGTCAGGAATCCGAATCCATCTGATGCGATGCGTCCGTCGCTCATGAGCGAGCGAACGCTCACGTAACGACGCGCCGCTCGCCATCGCCGGCAAGCAGGCGTTACAAGTACCTTACGACCCGACAACAACGACATGCCCATCTACCGGACTGCCTCCAGTCTGCGTCAGATACATGCGTACGCGAACGGGCCGCAAACGCCCGTGCCGCCTCGCGTATGCCCGATTCGAATATTAGTCGACGGAACTATTCGGTTCCGATCGCGATCATGTTAACTTCCGTCCATCGTTCAGCCCGGCGGGCCGCGCGCCAATGCGCGCCCGCATGCCTACTCATGCGACATTTCCTCCTCGGATGGCTGCTTGCAGCCATCGTCTCGGCCGCCCACGCGGCCGCTCCCGCACCGGCCGCTGCGTCGGCCGCCTCCGGCACCGCGCCCGCGCTGACGCCGCAACAGGCCCAGCAGGCACTCGACGTGCTCGAAAACCCGCGCGATCGCGCTCAGGTCGAAACGACGCTGCGCGCGATCGCGGCCGTCGGCGCGTTGAGCGCGCCTGCAATCGCCGCAAGCGAAGCGGCCGCAGCAAGCGGCGCGTCGGCTGCCGCGGCCCCGACCGCACTCACGTCGAACGGGCTCGCGTCGATGCTCGTCCGCCAGGGGTCGCGCTGGACCACCGAAATCGGCGGCGCGCTGAAGGAATCGCTGCGCTCACTGCTCGATGTCGGCTCGGTGGGAAG comes from Burkholderia pyrrocinia and encodes:
- a CDS encoding DUF4148 domain-containing protein, producing the protein MKSLIATFAAAAVLAVPAVSFAQQNAPVTRAQVKAELVAVQQAGYKLGSDRTNYPEGIQAAEARVNPQQNVAAADTTGYGAQPAAAQESGVPAAAKTGWQVKRIADGAPVYKGR
- the gndA gene encoding NADP-dependent phosphogluconate dehydrogenase, producing MGKQAIGVIGLAVMGRNLALNIESRGYAVSVYNRSREKTDELIAEFPGRNLVPTFTLEAFVASLETPRRILMMVKAGEATDATIASLKPLLEKGDVLIDGGNTHFTDTIRRNQELAQSGLHFIGTGVSGGEEGALRGPSIMPGGQRDAYDLVEPILKQIAAKAPSDGEPCVAYMGPDGAGHYVKMVHNGIEYGDMQLIAESYSVLKDVAGLTNDELGAVYTEWNQGELDSYLIEITSKIFGKKDEETGKHLVDVILDRAAQKGTGKWTSQNALDLGVPLPLITESVFARVLSSLKTERVAASKILSGPAAAPFDGDRAAFVEAVRRALYLSKVISYAQGFAQLRTASEEYGWNLDLGTIAKIFRAGCIIRARFLQKITDAYAKDPALANLLLDPYFKDIAANYQASLRDVVVAAVKAGVPVPAFASAVAYFDSYRSERLPANLVQAQRDFFGAHTFERTDKPGSFHANWS
- a CDS encoding DUF938 domain-containing protein, which encodes MTGATPSPDPSARLSAPAAERNRGPILDVLRRVLPASGSVLEIASGTGQHVVHFAQALPGLRWQPSDPDAQARRSIAAWIAHAGLANVAGPLAFDVRDASWPVDALDAIVCINMIHISPWACTDALFAGASRLLRPGGVLFLYGPYRREGRHTAPSNEAFDLQLRSRDPSWGVRDLEAVVALGLDRGLDCIEVVEMPANNLSVVFRRLPHAEQ
- a CDS encoding NAD-dependent protein deacetylase, yielding MNDKALHDPSSADVDPAALDALHTFVERHPHLLVLTGAGISTDSGIPGYRDRNGQWMRSPPIQLQEFLGSDAARRRYWARSMIGWPVVGRAQPNGSHVALARLGGAGRIERLVTQNVDGLHQRAGSGDVIELHGGINGVTCLACGAHHARATIQAVLEADNPELLGAQAEPAADGDAHLEWAALDTFRIPGCPACGGLLKPAVVFFGENVPRERVALASQALDAADALLVVGSSLMVYSGYRFCVWAQAQHKPVAALNLGHTRADPMLTLKVEARCAPALDALTARLGLTGHAPEQAS
- a CDS encoding GNAT family N-acetyltransferase codes for the protein MSDAKDWLDIDYRTLFRLRPDRRIERENDPDCSPGPRFWLGGCADGNLSGVRADVPDHIADELARVADSEPPFANRMQPVHLERYLAMLAPVPHWNVGLVYALPHALGFDTDARIALIDGDSDAGRQLLQSLSAHGMPEGLFSTGFRSAADLWAPWCAAIVDGEVASVAFAARLSDIGAELGLATAPAFRGRGLAAAVTAAWSRLPSLQTRTLFYSTDRDNLASQRVASRLGLALRGMTLRIA
- a CDS encoding LLM class oxidoreductase is translated as MTTPAPAGPDVAHRIFSAGRLSIGLTLPLLRSGDIVADFNEQLELAALADTLGFRALWIRDVPLNSADYPDPVGHLDPWVLLGALAARTRRIALASGAIVLPLRHPLHIAKGALSVATLSGGRFILGLGSGDRPPEYAAFGVDAETRRDRYRAHWDVVAAALDVPSRVLPDAAPPDAPEFTLLPRGDDAVPILAVGSGGQSVDWIARHSIGWMTYHRDPDTQRARYSMWRAAVDRLASPDFRAFGVSMRLDLATHPDAPATALPLGYATGRRALVDILRDMRAAGTHHVTLNPGSDRPVRAVIEEIAEHVLPVFHDGQA